From a single Stomoxys calcitrans chromosome 4, idStoCalc2.1, whole genome shotgun sequence genomic region:
- the LOC106094660 gene encoding neprilysin-11 yields MDDSIMPCSDFYEYACGKWPELNEAHKDDYTTAEEKANHEVNMELTQYMDNIPMSDQPEFVQKAYSLYTSCTDNEQFNGLNYLWWFKSHKNLEWALWPSDEGVSDGHLNWAKTLGTFRRFGMLNIFVDLRMFVDKEDPSKNVLRLTKPESFAPLTHEDIEHLNKALDIKTTFEEKWNDLSEFEKLLQKLNDEKEDDDNEIELLNSIKDQPVVDVLQRYVAASLDLPALPDSMEISVENYHYMESLDALLRAYDDEFLCGYLEVRFLWYLYENLKYFSDEYCMATTRARMPMATHWIYGQLHPELEAQIPAINEMFINLIGHMKKSLSSDKKAIVPKSFLDKLDTIQLKVGNYPRFDTIEVLESFYANVTLNSSDFYGNCLQLLEFHANIELSNTNNELKIDVNTYFDKADAMGSSIYPYYREADNIVVVPLALLRPPLYHWGWMDIYKYSSLGYNLLHALHMSLAYQNGFGYADSLRIADIGSLNSAYHAHFHDQNVSASEITQFGYMQMDWKQLFFLNFAHTHCQNDISSQDYNAVNFISTQMPEFVKVFDCKLNSFLELFTHI; encoded by the coding sequence ATGGATGACAGCATAATGCCATGCTCAGATTTCTACGAATACGCCTGTGGCAAGTGGCCCGAACTGAATGAAGCACATAAAGATGACTACACAACAGCCGAAGAGAAAGCCAACCATGAGGTTAATATGGAGTTAACTCAGTACATGGACAATATTCCAATGTCCGACCAGCCGGAATTTGTACAAAAGGCCTATTCCTTGTATACCTCCTGTACGGACAATGAGCAGTTTAATGGTCTTAACTATTTGTGGTGGTTTAAGTCGCACAAAAATTTGGAATGGGCTCTATGGCCTTCAGACGAAGGGGTCAGTGATGGTCACTTGAATTGGGCCAAGACCTTAGGAACATTCCGCAGATTTGGCATGCTTAACATTTTTGTAGACCTGCGAATGTTTGTCGATAAAGAGGATCCATCGAAAAATGTTCTTCGCCTAACCAAGCCGGAGTCATTTGCTCCGCTAACACATGAGGACATTGAACATTTGAACAAAGCCCTGGATATAAAAACTACATTTGAGGAGAAATGGAATGATTTGAGCGAATTTGAgaagcttttgcaaaagcttaACGACGAAAAAGAAGACGATGACAACGAAATCGAGCTTTTGAACTCCATTAAAGATCAGCCTGTTGTGGATGTCCTCCAACGATACGTCGCTGCAAGCTTAGATCTTCCAGCCTTACCAGATTCCATGGAAATCTCTGTCGAAAATTACCATTACATGGAATCCTTAGATGCCTTGCTCAGAGCCTATGATGATGAGTTCTTGTGCGGCTATCTGGAAGTGCGCTTTTTGTGGTACCTATATGAAAATCTCAAATATTTCTCCGACGAGTATTGCATGGCCACCACCAGAGCCCGCATGCCCATGGCCACGCATTGGATTTATGGACAATTGCATCCAGAGCTGGAAGCACAAATTCCAGCAATCAACGAAATGTTCATCAACCTTATTGGACACATGAAAAAGAGTTTGAGCTCCGATAAGAAGGCTATAGTCCCAAAAAGCTTTCTGGACAAATTGGACACAATTCAGTTAAAAGTAGGTAATTACCCACGTTTTGATACCATCGAAGTCTTGGAAtctttttatgcaaatgttaCTTTGAACTCCTCCGATTTTTATGGCAATTGTTTGCAACTTTtggaatttcatgcaaatattgagcTCTCAAACACCAACAATGAGCTTAAGATAGATGTGAATACCTACTTTGACAAAGCCGATGCAATGGGCTCAAGCATCTATCCCTATTACCGAGAGGCAGATAACATTGTGGTCGTCCCTCTGGCCTTGTTGAGACCGCCGCTCTATCATTGGGGTTGGATGGATATTTACAAATACAGCTCGCTAGGCTACAATTTGCTCCACGCTCTACACATGAGTCTTGCCTACCAGAACGGTTTTGGGTATGCGGATAGTTTGAGGATTGCTGAcattggaagcctcaattccGCCTACCATGCCCACTTCCATGATCAAAATGTCAGTGCCAGCGAAATTACCCAATTTGGATATATGCAAATGGACTGGAAGCAGttattttttctcaattttgccCATACCCACTGTCAAAATGACATCTCATCTCAAGACTACAACGCTGTGAATTTTATTTCCACTCAAATGCCAGAATTTGTGAAGGTATTTGATTGCAAATTGAATTCATTCCTCGAATTGTTTACTCACATATAA
- the LOC131996949 gene encoding endothelin-converting enzyme 1-like: MRTLQPLLLLVALLGVASSETSVEQGGANYDLNVEHAKEMFAIIDKNEKPCWNFFNYACGNWSANFKSDSGGHTSVYEKINYDVNVEFIQFMENASLSDMPEFVKKAHDFYTSCTLEYEFKSLPYMKWLEEHEGLKWALLTPISDDNTHFDWVHALATFRKYGMNGIFINEMLYPKDAEASKTIVGISKFRPTYGLDLFWDYEFEALNQTLSYSAGIRHLVDFFTEIHDFEELLAKLDELKEVEQDKKLMMTKDMPFLWLKKYLKIVLDLESVNPDLQIYISDMLYLESLDALLKEYDDKFLSRYLELKFLAHLFYNYKRTSAKACIESTRGLMPTAMHWIYEQLHPELEQEIPMVYEMFERVLKLSKETLLLDKSGVVTPTVLSKFDKLHFKIGNLPRVDTIKVLESFYSNLTLVNTDYYGNHLKLLEFYFKVYHTSTSFAEIKNINQYFNKTEHYDTAADVHPIYLAASNLIIVPSELLRAPLYHWGYNEFFKQSSLGTIMAYYIYSALDVNSLSRTDLEKVAGIGSFYTSYNLIFPAKPEHVNEYQAITKLMDMPLEQVFFLNAVQYYCEWLGSADALNSYVMLLPEFSTTFGCKLNSFLKVFR; encoded by the coding sequence ATGAGGACATTGCAGCCGTTGCTTCTACTCGTGGCTCTTCTAGGAGTCGCAAGCTCTGAAACATCTGTGGAACAAGGAGGAGCCAATTATGACTTAAATGTGGAGCATGCAAAGGAAATGTTCGCCATCATTGACAAAAATGAAAAGCCCTGCTGGAACTTTTTCAACTACGCTTGTGGAAATTGGTCCGCAAACTTCAAAAGTGATTCAGGAGGTCACACTTCGGTCTATGAAAAAATAAACTATGACGTGAACGTGGAATTTATTCAGTTTATGGAAAACGCCAGTTTGAGCGATATGCCGGAATTTGTGAAAAAGGCCCATGACTTCTATACATCCTGCACTctagagtacgaatttaaaTCGCTGCCCTATATGAAGTGGTTGGAGGAACATGAAGGTTTGAAATGGGCTTTGTTGACACCTATTAGTGACGACAACACCCATTTTGATTGGGTACATGCTTTGGCCACATTCCGCAAATATGGCATGAATGGTATTTTTATCAACGAAATGTTGTATCCCAAGGACGCAGAAGCTTCGAAGACAATTGTCGGCATAAGCAAGTTTAGACCAACCTACGGCTTAGATCTGTTTTGGGACTATGAATTCGAGGCTTTAAATCAGACTTTAAGTTATTCTGCGGGCATAAGGCATCTGGTAGATTTCTTTACAGAAATCCATGACTTTGAAGAACTGTTGGCCAAATTGGACGAGCTTAAAGAGGTGGAGCAGGATAAGAAATTGATGATGACTAAAGATATGCCTTTTCTatggttaaaaaaatatcttaaaattgTTCTCGATCTGGAATCGGTCAATCCAGACCTCCAGATTTACATAAGTGATATGCTCTATTTGGAGTCTTTGGATGCCCTCCTCAAGGAATACGATGACAAATTTCTTTCCCGTTACTTGGAACTAAAATTTTTGGCCCATTTGTTTTATAATTATAAACGTACCTCAGCCAAGGCTTGTATTGAATCGACACGGGGTCTAATGCCAACGGCAATGCATTGGATTTATGAGCAATTGCACCCCGAATTGGAGCAGGAGATTCCGATGGTGTATGAAATGTTTGAAAGAGTCTTAAAACTTTCAAAAGAAACACTGCTTTTGGATAAAAGCGGCGTCGTTACACCTACTGTTCTCTCAAAGTTCGACAAACTGCATTTCAAGATCGGCAATTTACCTCGCGTGGACACCATCAAAGTCTTGGAATCATTCTACAGCAATCTTACTTTAGTCAATACCGATTACTATGGCAATCACTTGAAGTTGTTGGAATTCTATTTCAAAGTCTACCACACCTCCACGTCCTTTGCGGAGATCAAGAATATCAATCAATACTTTAATAAAACCGAACATTATGATACTGCCGCTGATGTTCATCCCATTTATTTGGCGGCCTCTAACCTCATCATAGTTCCCAGTGAGCTTTTGAGAGCCCCCCTATATCACTGGGGCTACAACGAGTTCTTCAAACAAAGCTCTTTGGGCACCATCATGGCCTACTACATTTATTCTGCTCTCGATGTTAACAGTCTTAGCAGAACCGATTTGGAGAAAGTGGCTGGCATTGGCAGTTTCTACACctcttataatttaattttcccAGCAAAGCCGGAGCATGTAAATGAGTACCAGGCCATTACTAAGTTGATGGATATGCCTTTGGAGCAGGTCTTCTTTTTAAACGCTGTGCAATATTATTGTGAATGGTTGGGCAGCGCTGATGCATTAAATAGCTATGTCATGTTATTGCCCGAATTCTCGACTACATTTGGTTGCAAATTGAATAGCTTTCTGAAAGTGTTTCggtaa
- the LOC106094658 gene encoding uncharacterized protein LOC106094658 has protein sequence MAFIQFMENASLSDMPEFVKKTHDFYTSCTLEYEFKSLPYMKWLEEHEGLKWALLTPISDTNTHFDWVHALATFRKYGMNGSFINEMLYPKDAEASKTIVGISKFRPTYGLDLFWDYEFEALNQTLSYSAGIRHLVDFFTEIHDFKELLAKLDELKEVEQDKKLMMAKDIPFLWLKKYLKIVLDLKSVNPDLQIYITDMLYLESLDALLKEYDDKFLSRYLELKFLAHLFYNYKHTSAMACIESTRGLMPTAMHWIYEQLHPELEQEIPMVYEMFERVLKLSKETLLLDKSGVVTPTVLSKFDKLHFKIGNLPRVDTIKVLESFYSNLTLVNSDYYGNHLKLLKFYFKVYHTSTSFAEIKNINQYFNKTEHYDTAADVYPIYLAASNLIIVPSELLRAPLYHWGYNEFFKQSSLGTIMAYYIYSALDVNSLSRTDLEKVAGIGSFYTSYNLIFPAKPEHMNEYQAITKLMDMPLEPVFFLNAVQYYCEWLSSADALNSYVMLLPEFSTTYGCKLNSFLKVFQ, from the coding sequence ATGGCATTTATTCAGTTTATGGAAAACGCCAGTTTGAGCGATATGCCGGAATTTGTGAAAAAGACCCATGACTTTTATACATCCTGCACTctagagtacgaatttaaaTCGCTGCCCTATATGAAGTGGTTGGAGGAACATGAAGGTTTGAAATGGGCTTTGTTGACTCCTATAAGTGACACCAACACCCATTTCGATTGGGTTCATGCTTTGGCCACATTCCGCAAATATGGCATGAATGGTAGTTTTATCAACGAAATGTTGTATCCCAAGGACGCAGAAGCTTCGAAGACAATTGTCGGCATAAGCAAGTTTAGACCAACCTACGGCTTAGATCTGTTTTGGGACTATGAATTCGAGGCTTTAAATCAGACTTTAAGTTATTCTGCGGGCATAAGGCATCTGGTAGATTTCTTTACAGAAATCCATGACTTTAAAGAACTGTTGGCCAAATTGGACGAGCTTAAAGAGGTGGAGCAGGATAAGAAATTGATGATGGCTAAAGATATTCCTTTTCTatggttaaaaaaatatcttaaaattgttctcgatttgaaatcggtcaatCCAGACCTTCAGATTTACATAACTGATATGCTCTATTTGGAGTCTTTGGATGCGCTCCTCAAGGAATATGATGACAAATTTCTTTCCCGTTACttggaattaaaatttttggcccATTTGTTTTATAATTATAAACACACCTCAGCCATGGCTTGTATTGAATCGACACGGGGTCTAATGCCTACGGCAATGCATTGGATTTATGAGCAATTGCACCCCGAATTGGAGCAGGAGATTCCGATGGTGTATGAAATGTTTGAAAGAGTCTTAAAACTCTCAAAAGAAACGTTGCTTTTGGATAAAAGCGGCGTCGTTACACCTACTGTTCTTTCAAAGTTCGACAAACTGCATTTCAAGATCGGCAATTTGCCTCGCGTGGACACCATCAAGGTCTTGGAATCATTCTACAGCAATCTTACTTTAGTCAATAGCGATTACTATGGCAATCACTTGAAgctgttgaaattttatttcaaagtcTACCACACCTCCACGTCCTTTGCGGAGATCAAGAATATCAATCAATACTTCAATAAAACCGAACATTATGATACTGCTGCTGATGTTTATCCCATTTATTTGGCGGCCTCTAACCTTATCATAGTCCCAAGTGAGCTTTTGAGAGCCCCCCTATATCATTGGGGCTACAACGAGTTCTTCAAACAAAGCTCTTTGGGCACCATCATGGCCTACTACATTTATTCTGCTCTCGATGTTAACAGTCTTAGCAGAACCGATTTGGAGAAAGTCGCTGGCATTGGCAGTTTCTACACctcttataatttaattttcccAGCAAAGCCGGAGCATATGAATGAGTACCAGGCCATTACTAAGTTGATGGATATGCCTTTGGAGCCGGTGTTCTTTTTAAACGCTGTGCAATATTATTGTGAATGGTTGAGCAGCGCTGATGCACTAAATAGCTATGTCATGTTATTGCCCGAATTCTCGACTACATATGGTTGCAAATTGAATAGCTTTCTGAAAGTGTTTCAGTAa